A stretch of Castanea sativa cultivar Marrone di Chiusa Pesio chromosome 2, ASM4071231v1 DNA encodes these proteins:
- the LOC142625781 gene encoding glu S.griseus protease inhibitor-like yields the protein MTSCEGKNSWPELVGVQGTVAEATIERENPSVDAIIVEDGSVVTPDFRCDRVWVWVRTDGTVSKVPVIG from the exons ATGACCAGTTGCGAAG GTAAGAATTCATGGCCGGAGCTTGTGGGAGTGCAAGGGACGGTGGCTGAGGCAACAATTGAAAGAGAGAATCCTTCTGTTGATGCTATAATCGTTGAAGACGGATCGGTTGTCACACCAGACTTCCGCTGTgatagggtttgggtttgggtccGCACAGATGGCACTGTCTCCAAGGTCCCCGTCATTGGTTAG